Proteins from one Emys orbicularis isolate rEmyOrb1 chromosome 2, rEmyOrb1.hap1, whole genome shotgun sequence genomic window:
- the PENK gene encoding proenkephalin-A, with protein MLSNCGLLLFSCIFFFLLELLQRHKLLSPSINTRGSNQEAPASYCSFPRCFCGFPRKQHPMALLLRLCGLLLALSSCLVWTVQADCSKDCASCSYRLGHHAEINPLACTLECEGKLPSAKAWETCKELVQLTKLDLSEEGNSAPGDNKKEQDENHLLAKKYGGFMKRYGGFMKKMDELYHVEPEEETNGGEILTKRYGGFMKKDSNDDALANSSDLLKELLGTGANAEASHYRQINDNDGEVSKRYGGFMRSFKRSPELEDEAKELQKRYGGFMRRVGRPEWWLDYQKRYGGFLKRFTDPFLPSDEDGESYSKEVPEMEKRYGGFMRF; from the exons ATGCTCAGTAACTGCGGGCTATTACTTTtctcctgtattttttttttccttctagagcTTCTCCAGAGGCACAAATTGCTTAGCCCTTCTATAAATACAAGGGGCTCAAACCAAGAGGCTCCAGCAAGCTACTGCTCATTCCCGAGGTGCTTCTGCGGGTTCCCAAGGAAGCAGCAT CCCATGGCGTTGCTCCTGAGACTTTGCGGCTTGCTCTTGGCTCTCAGCAGCTGCCTTGTCTGGACAGTGCAGGCGGACTGCAGCAAGGACTGCGCCTCCTGCTCCTACCGGCTGGGTCACCACGCAGAGATCAACCCCCTG GCATGCACACTAGAATGTGAAGGAAAACTGCCTTCTGCCAAAGCCTGGGAAACCTGCAAGGAGCTTGTGCAATTGACTAAACTGGATCTTTCTGAGGAAGGCAACAGTGCTCCGGGGGACAACAAGAAAGAACAGGATGAGAACCATTTGCTAGCAAAGAAGTACGGTGGCTTTATGAAAAGGTATGGTGGCTTCATGAAGAAAATGGATGAGCTTTATCACGTAGAACCGGAGGAGGAAACAAATGGAGGAGAGATCCTTACTAAGAGGTATGGAGGGTTTATGAAGAAAGACTCCAATGATGACGCCCTGGCTAATTCCTCTGATCTGCTGAAGGAGCTTCTGGGAACAGGGGCCAACGCTGAAGCCTCACATTACCGACAGATAAATGATAATGATGGGGAGGTCAGCAAAAGATATGGAGGCTTCATGAGAAGCTTCAAGCGCAGTCCAGAACTGGAAGATGAAGCCAAAGAGCTGCAAAAGAGATACGGTGGCTTTATGAGAAGAGTAGGGAGGCCAGAATGGTGGCTGGACTACCAGAAACGTTATGGTGGATTTCTTAAGCGCTTCACTGATCCTTTTCTCCCTTCAGATGAAGATGGGGAAAGTTATTCCAAAGAGGTTCCAGAGATGGAAAAGAGATATGGTGGATTTATGAGATTTTAA